Proteins from a single region of Ischnura elegans chromosome 2, ioIscEleg1.1, whole genome shotgun sequence:
- the LOC124153859 gene encoding uncharacterized protein LOC124153859 produces the protein MKLLIILGLAVAAVAASTLTPPELVRLGSIGVAIVDVKGELVPKKDSTSAVPVFEFKSNEPWAATEHDSEYFTYRCNVITEYFNPKSTQPILLCRNVDFNKGSKQAFLFTHGGLSLEPSVKEIEVVVGKTTVANFTAMHSINTMVKRRKPAMEGVYDGFHFYESSESILHSLLDYNI, from the exons ATGAAGCTTTTAATCATCCTTGGTCTTGCAGTGGCGGCCGTTGCAGCATCAACCTTAACTCCTC CCGAATTAGTCCGCTTGGGGTCCATTGGCGTGGCCATTGTCGACGTGAAGGGTGAGCTGGTGCCCAAGAAGGACTCTACCTCGGCCGTGCCCGTGTTTGAATTCAAATCGAACGAGCCTTGGGCCGCGACAGAACATGACTCGGAATACTTCACCTACCGCTGCAACGTGATCACCGAGTACTTTAATCCCAAGTCCACACAGCCCATCCTACTCTGCCGCAACGTGGACTTCAACAAGGGTTCCAAGCAAGCGTTCCTCTTTACCCACGGCGGTCTCAGCCTCGAACCCAGCGTCAAGGAGATCGAGGTGGTCGTGGGCAAGACTACGGTAGCCAACTTCACTGCCATGCACTCCATCAACACTATGGTGAAGCGGAGGAAGCCAGCCATGGAGGGTGTCTACGATGGATTTCATTTCTACGAGAGCTCAGAATCCATTCTTCATTCCCTGCTAGACTACAACATCTAA
- the LOC124153857 gene encoding acanthoscurrin-1-like, with translation MKQAVIILCLVVLATALPTENHRVKRQFGFGGGLSGSSAQAGSASFGGGGGLGGFPGGGFGGGFSGSQAAAQSSSFGGGGGGGFFG, from the exons ATGAAGCAGGCCGTCATCATCCTGTGCCTAGTGGTCCTCGCCACGGCACTACCAACTGAAA ACCACCGAGTGAAGCGTCAGTTTGGCTTCGGGGGTGGGCTCAGCGGCAGTTCTGCTCAGGCGGGATCTGCCTCCTTCGGTGGCGGCGGCGGATTAGGAGGATTCCCCGGAGGCGGATTCGGGGGCGGATTCAGTGGCAGCCAGGCGGCCGCTCAGTCATCCTCcttcggcggcggcggcggcggtggatTCTTCGGCTAA